Proteins co-encoded in one Kribbella solani genomic window:
- a CDS encoding DUF2264 domain-containing protein codes for MSRLILPDTDRELSRQTGWARAHWEALADHLLDSLVPYFSPGASLVELPGRASRSGTASDALEGFARSFMLAAFRIAGVQGKGCEQLIERYARGVANGANPDHPEAWLRLTPKSQQMVEAAAIAVSLHETREWIWDRLDTRAQEHVAEWLGGFNGSTTHDNNWRLFQVVSEQFLASVGAPYSQDDIDGGLDRIEDWYVGDGWYSDGDGQNFDNYIGWAMHLYPGLWARMAAATPGAQYEDRLKLYRERINLFLADAVHLAGNDGAPIYQGRSLTYRMAAAAPYWMGALLDSSPLTPGETRRLCSGIARHFVQRGVPDERGVLTLGWYDTFLPTTQQYSGPGSPYWASKGFVGLILPPEHPVWSDPEDAIPLDNADQVRAMPKPGWIVHASRHDQVVQLVNHGADHAPVAEPSGVEPDGDPHYNRLAYANHAGPDLSDHEPPVDNLISLVSPDGPVSGRGRIRRLGVDERTASSWHRAWLGTDGPWAIEITSVVHNGWEIRCALVEGPDGALVRSGGFAVAGESLPGATTSATAATVRNADGLVSAVVGLHGYHTAGVHRGLGVNPFGVHSGTPYLTAPHRGAPLVLVNAVLLTRDAIRPEALAEGIDVAVEGSTVRLDGGRTVVELGRSRHG; via the coding sequence ATGAGCCGTCTGATCCTGCCGGACACCGACCGTGAGCTCTCCCGCCAGACCGGTTGGGCGCGGGCGCACTGGGAGGCACTCGCGGACCACCTGCTCGACTCGCTGGTGCCGTACTTCTCCCCCGGCGCGTCGCTGGTCGAGCTACCCGGCCGGGCGAGTCGGTCCGGTACGGCGTCGGACGCGCTCGAAGGTTTCGCGCGGTCGTTCATGCTGGCCGCGTTCCGGATCGCCGGCGTACAGGGCAAGGGCTGTGAACAGCTGATCGAGCGGTACGCGCGCGGCGTGGCGAACGGTGCGAATCCGGATCACCCGGAGGCGTGGCTGCGCCTCACCCCGAAGTCGCAGCAGATGGTCGAGGCGGCCGCGATCGCGGTGTCCCTGCACGAGACCCGCGAATGGATCTGGGACCGGCTCGACACCCGCGCCCAGGAGCACGTCGCGGAGTGGCTCGGTGGCTTCAACGGATCGACGACGCACGACAACAACTGGCGGTTGTTCCAGGTGGTCAGCGAGCAGTTCCTCGCGTCGGTCGGGGCGCCGTACTCCCAGGACGACATCGACGGCGGGCTGGACCGGATCGAGGACTGGTACGTCGGTGACGGCTGGTACTCGGACGGCGACGGACAGAACTTCGACAACTACATCGGCTGGGCGATGCACCTCTATCCCGGGCTGTGGGCGCGGATGGCAGCCGCGACGCCCGGCGCGCAGTACGAGGACCGGCTGAAGCTCTACAGGGAGCGGATCAACCTCTTCCTCGCGGACGCGGTGCACCTGGCCGGGAACGACGGCGCGCCGATCTACCAGGGCCGCTCGCTGACGTACCGGATGGCTGCCGCGGCGCCGTACTGGATGGGTGCGCTGCTCGACTCCAGCCCGTTGACTCCCGGCGAAACGCGCCGCCTGTGTTCGGGGATCGCGCGGCATTTCGTACAGCGCGGGGTGCCGGACGAGCGGGGCGTACTGACGCTCGGCTGGTACGACACGTTCTTGCCGACGACGCAGCAGTACTCCGGACCGGGATCGCCGTACTGGGCCTCGAAGGGTTTCGTCGGGCTGATCCTGCCGCCGGAGCATCCCGTGTGGTCGGACCCCGAAGACGCGATCCCGCTGGACAACGCGGATCAGGTCCGGGCGATGCCGAAACCCGGCTGGATCGTGCACGCGAGCCGGCACGACCAGGTCGTTCAGTTGGTGAACCACGGCGCCGACCATGCGCCTGTCGCGGAACCGTCCGGCGTGGAGCCTGACGGCGATCCGCATTACAACCGCCTGGCGTACGCGAACCACGCGGGACCGGACCTGTCCGACCACGAGCCGCCGGTGGACAACCTGATCTCGCTTGTCTCCCCCGACGGTCCGGTCAGTGGGCGCGGGCGCATCCGGCGACTCGGGGTCGATGAGCGGACGGCGTCCTCGTGGCACCGCGCCTGGCTCGGAACCGACGGTCCTTGGGCGATCGAGATCACCTCCGTGGTGCACAACGGGTGGGAGATCCGGTGCGCGCTGGTCGAAGGGCCGGACGGCGCGCTCGTACGCAGCGGCGGGTTCGCGGTCGCCGGCGAGTCCTTGCCGGGGGCAACCACCAGCGCGACGGCCGCGACCGTACGTAATGCGGACGGGTTGGTGTCGGCGGTCGTCGGCCTGCACGGGTACCACACGGCCGGCGTGCATCGCGGGCTGGGCGTCAATCCGTTCGGGGTCCATTCCGGTACGCCGTACCTGACCGCTCCGCATCGCGGTGCGCCGTTGGTGCTGGTGAATGCCGTGCTGCTGACCCGGGACGCGATCCGCCCGGAAGCACTTGCCGAGGGCATCGATGTGGCCGTCGAAGGCAGCACGGTACGGCTCGACGGGGGCCGTACGGTGGTCGAACTCGGGCGGTCCCGACACGGTTAG
- a CDS encoding ferritin has product MSTYEKLLQEQIRNEFTASQQYVAVAVWYDEQDLPRLAAHFYKQSLEERNHAMMMVQYLLDKDVRPQIPSVDAVESDFKSALEPLELALAQEITVTKQIETLARAARDESDYIGEQFMQWFLKEQVEEVAAMKTLVNVAKRAGDNLFNLEDFLAREVVGDAGNDPTAPAAAGGSV; this is encoded by the coding sequence ATGAGCACGTACGAGAAACTTCTGCAGGAGCAGATCCGGAACGAATTCACGGCGTCACAGCAATACGTGGCCGTCGCTGTCTGGTACGACGAACAGGATCTGCCGCGGCTCGCCGCGCACTTCTACAAGCAGTCGCTGGAAGAGCGCAACCACGCGATGATGATGGTCCAGTACCTGCTGGACAAGGACGTCCGGCCCCAGATCCCGTCGGTGGATGCGGTCGAGTCCGACTTCAAGTCCGCGCTGGAGCCGCTCGAGCTCGCGCTGGCCCAGGAGATCACGGTCACCAAGCAGATCGAGACCCTGGCCCGCGCCGCCCGGGACGAGAGCGATTACATCGGCGAGCAGTTCATGCAGTGGTTCCTGAAGGAACAGGTCGAAGAGGTCGCCGCGATGAAGACCCTGGTCAACGTCGCCAAGCGCGCCGGCGACAACCTGTTCAACCTTGAGGACTTCCTGGCCCGCGAGGTCGTCGGCGACGCCGGCAACGACCCGACCGCGCCTGCCGCGGCCGGCGGCAGCGTCTAG
- a CDS encoding DUF2207 domain-containing protein produces MRRTLGVVVSMLVVALTLAGFAVPASAAPGDWVNAMTIDYTVTPDGVLQVTETIEYHFGDPDRHGIYRDLVIREPYVDDKAKDQKYEVSNIQVSSPSGAPSKFSTSTDYKNKRRDQVLRIKIGSSDDTVAGRDATYKISYEVRGALRHFADHSELYWDATGLNWDAAIYQASITVTAPQGVRKVACYAGPPGSTKPCDTATVSAGKGMYKQEAAVPRGQGLTIVAGLAAGAVSNDQPIVVDPPGFLARYGLTLPVVLLSALVTLILVAAGKLLARRHGDLRYADLPPGTVPPEGLAPRTVRNRLADKLLPVAFAPPAITAAEGGLLVDGKADTTEVAATLVDLAVRGAIRIDGTDDLQTAVLVDPSRATAPHESALLKGLFPKQQPGSEARLVAPAVGDTRPAKAAESMVDRLREQVERQNWYVRMPRRVKVVESAGYGWVPLGCGVFLALLVGLISLIAWMIKFGAPTWLGPALVLGVPAIALLNGLLDVVLARRAGRRTALGRALTDQVLGFRQYLSTAEADQLRFEDGEDIFSKYLPWALVLGLADHWQQVCHQLVQSGRLTASPAWYAGTTSYYDSSWSASSITSTVSTSFAQPPSQSTGGGSSSGFSSSSSSSSSSGGGGGGGGGGSW; encoded by the coding sequence ATGCGTCGTACTCTCGGGGTAGTTGTCAGCATGCTCGTGGTCGCGTTGACGCTGGCCGGTTTCGCCGTACCCGCGTCGGCCGCGCCCGGTGACTGGGTCAACGCAATGACGATCGACTACACGGTCACTCCCGACGGCGTACTGCAGGTCACCGAGACGATCGAGTACCACTTCGGCGACCCGGATCGGCACGGGATCTATCGCGATCTGGTGATCCGGGAGCCGTACGTCGACGACAAGGCCAAGGACCAGAAGTACGAGGTGTCGAACATCCAGGTGTCGTCGCCGTCCGGCGCGCCGAGCAAGTTCAGCACCTCCACGGACTACAAGAACAAGCGGCGCGACCAGGTGCTGCGGATCAAGATCGGTTCGTCGGATGACACCGTGGCCGGCCGCGACGCGACGTACAAGATCAGCTATGAAGTCCGCGGCGCGCTCCGGCACTTCGCCGACCACAGCGAGTTGTACTGGGACGCGACCGGACTGAACTGGGACGCGGCGATCTACCAAGCGTCGATCACGGTCACCGCTCCGCAGGGCGTACGGAAGGTGGCCTGCTACGCCGGACCGCCCGGTTCGACGAAGCCGTGCGACACGGCGACCGTCAGCGCGGGCAAGGGTATGTACAAGCAGGAGGCCGCCGTTCCCCGCGGCCAAGGGCTGACGATCGTCGCCGGTCTCGCAGCCGGTGCCGTCAGCAACGATCAGCCGATCGTGGTGGACCCGCCGGGCTTCCTGGCCCGCTACGGCCTGACCCTGCCGGTGGTGCTGCTGTCCGCGCTGGTCACGCTCATCCTGGTCGCGGCCGGGAAACTGCTCGCCCGTCGCCACGGCGATCTGCGGTACGCCGACCTGCCGCCGGGAACCGTACCGCCTGAAGGCCTCGCGCCGCGTACGGTCCGGAACCGGCTGGCCGACAAGTTGCTCCCCGTGGCCTTCGCGCCGCCGGCCATCACCGCTGCCGAGGGCGGCCTGCTGGTGGACGGCAAGGCGGACACCACCGAGGTCGCGGCGACGCTGGTCGACCTGGCGGTCCGAGGTGCGATCCGGATCGACGGCACCGACGACCTGCAGACGGCCGTCCTGGTCGATCCCAGCCGCGCGACCGCCCCGCACGAGTCCGCGCTGCTCAAGGGCCTGTTCCCGAAACAGCAGCCCGGCTCGGAGGCCCGCCTGGTCGCGCCCGCGGTCGGCGACACCCGACCCGCGAAGGCGGCGGAGAGTATGGTCGACAGGCTCCGCGAGCAGGTCGAGCGGCAGAACTGGTACGTCCGGATGCCACGCCGCGTGAAGGTTGTGGAGTCCGCTGGGTACGGCTGGGTCCCGCTGGGCTGCGGAGTGTTCCTCGCGCTGCTGGTCGGGCTGATCTCGCTGATCGCCTGGATGATCAAGTTCGGTGCGCCAACCTGGCTCGGGCCGGCGCTGGTGCTCGGCGTACCGGCGATCGCGCTACTGAACGGTCTCCTCGACGTGGTGCTCGCGCGGCGGGCGGGTCGGCGTACGGCGCTGGGGCGGGCGCTGACCGACCAGGTGCTCGGCTTCCGTCAGTACCTGAGCACGGCGGAGGCGGATCAGCTCCGGTTCGAGGACGGCGAGGACATCTTCAGCAAGTACCTGCCGTGGGCGCTCGTCCTCGGCCTGGCCGACCATTGGCAGCAGGTTTGCCACCAGCTGGTCCAGTCCGGCCGGCTGACCGCGTCGCCGGCCTGGTACGCGGGCACGACCTCTTACTACGACTCGTCGTGGTCCGCGAGCAGCATCACGTCGACGGTTTCGACCAGCTTCGCGCAGCCGCCGAGCCAGTCCACCGGAGGAGGGTCCTCCTCCGGTTTCTCCAGCTCGTCCTCGTCCTCCTCCTCATCGGGCGGTGGCGGAGGTGGCGGTGGCGGCGGCAGTTGGTGA
- a CDS encoding DUF2207 domain-containing protein, with translation MRRALGVVISTLVAVLAVAGFAAPASAGPAETGDEISNYTIDYTVSGAGVLHVSETIDYRFATSGRHGIYRDLVVREPYKDDDKKDQEYQVTNLKVSSPTGAPAKFTETSFTSKNGRNENLQIKIGSADETVRGTQATYVISYDVRGALRHFADHSELYWDATGSAWEAPINNVTVNVQVPQGVTRVDCFAGVAGSKDTCPRKSVLGEKGVFGATGLARGQQLTIVAGITAGAVQNDTPIVVDPPNWMQRNGLSWPSLIGSGLVSLVALVLATLYAKLGNKDQRFAGLPPGTFPPAGAAAPAVKNDLSEDQLPVAFAPPKIPVAEGGLLIDAKANTTETAATLIDLAVRGGVRIDNSGDAQKAVLLNAAVATAPHEQALMSGLFPNLQPGSEVTLERGAVGDHTMRKAHDAMIAALRDQVRQRNWYLRMPRAAGGSLFKNGFRGACLGMVAIWVVGAGLMSTVAAGAGAGLPVRKIVLAVPLIAVVVAIGIWITIRRRGQRNPAGRAVTDQVAGFRKYLATAEAQQLRFEEGEDIFSKYLPWAIAFGLADRWQKVCQQLVAAGQLTPDPVWYYGPSYYTSGWTAGAVSSTVAHSFDPPPTPSSSGGGGGSSSGFGGGGSSGGGGGGGGGGSW, from the coding sequence ATGCGCAGGGCACTCGGGGTAGTCATCAGCACGCTTGTCGCCGTGCTGGCCGTAGCGGGTTTCGCGGCGCCGGCCTCAGCCGGGCCGGCCGAGACCGGTGACGAGATCAGCAACTACACGATCGACTACACCGTGTCAGGTGCCGGCGTGCTGCACGTCAGCGAGACGATCGACTACCGGTTCGCGACCAGCGGCCGGCACGGCATCTACCGGGACCTGGTGGTCCGCGAGCCGTACAAGGACGACGACAAGAAGGACCAGGAGTACCAGGTCACGAACCTGAAGGTGTCGTCACCGACCGGAGCGCCGGCCAAGTTCACCGAGACGTCCTTCACGTCGAAGAACGGCCGCAACGAGAACCTCCAGATCAAGATCGGTTCCGCCGACGAGACGGTCCGCGGTACCCAGGCGACCTACGTGATCTCGTACGACGTACGAGGCGCGCTGCGGCACTTCGCCGACCACAGCGAGCTGTACTGGGACGCGACCGGAAGCGCCTGGGAGGCGCCGATCAACAACGTCACCGTCAACGTGCAGGTCCCGCAGGGCGTCACGCGGGTCGACTGCTTCGCGGGCGTGGCCGGATCGAAGGACACCTGCCCGCGGAAGTCGGTACTGGGGGAGAAGGGCGTCTTCGGCGCGACCGGCCTGGCCCGGGGACAGCAGCTGACGATCGTCGCGGGCATCACCGCCGGCGCCGTACAGAACGACACGCCGATCGTGGTCGACCCGCCGAACTGGATGCAGCGCAACGGCCTGTCCTGGCCGTCGCTGATCGGCTCCGGCCTGGTCAGCCTGGTCGCGCTCGTCCTCGCCACGCTGTACGCGAAACTCGGCAACAAGGACCAGCGCTTCGCGGGGCTTCCCCCGGGTACGTTCCCGCCGGCCGGCGCGGCGGCGCCCGCGGTGAAGAACGACCTGAGTGAGGACCAGCTCCCGGTCGCGTTCGCGCCGCCGAAGATCCCGGTCGCCGAGGGCGGTCTGCTGATCGACGCGAAGGCGAACACCACCGAAACCGCCGCGACCCTGATCGACCTGGCGGTCCGCGGCGGCGTACGGATCGACAACTCCGGCGACGCGCAGAAGGCGGTCCTGCTGAACGCGGCGGTCGCGACCGCGCCGCACGAGCAGGCGCTGATGTCCGGCCTGTTCCCCAACCTGCAGCCCGGCTCCGAGGTGACGCTGGAGCGCGGCGCGGTCGGCGACCACACCATGCGGAAGGCGCACGACGCGATGATCGCCGCGCTGCGGGACCAGGTGCGGCAGCGCAACTGGTACCTGCGGATGCCGCGCGCCGCCGGTGGCTCGCTGTTCAAGAACGGCTTCCGTGGCGCCTGCCTGGGGATGGTCGCGATCTGGGTGGTCGGGGCCGGTCTGATGAGTACGGTCGCCGCCGGGGCGGGCGCGGGCCTGCCGGTCCGGAAGATCGTGCTCGCGGTGCCACTGATCGCCGTGGTCGTTGCCATCGGCATCTGGATCACCATCCGCCGCCGCGGTCAGCGCAACCCGGCCGGGCGCGCGGTGACGGACCAGGTGGCTGGCTTCCGTAAGTACCTGGCCACCGCTGAGGCCCAGCAGCTGCGGTTCGAGGAGGGCGAGGACATCTTCTCGAAGTACTTGCCCTGGGCCATCGCTTTCGGCCTCGCCGACCGCTGGCAGAAGGTCTGCCAGCAGCTGGTCGCGGCAGGCCAACTGACCCCCGACCCGGTCTGGTACTACGGCCCGTCCTACTACACCTCCGGCTGGACCGCCGGCGCCGTCAGCTCGACCGTCGCGCACAGCTTCGACCCGCCGCCCACCCCGTCCAGCTCGGGCGGTGGCGGCGGAAGCTCCTCCGGCTTCGGTGGCGGCGGCTCGTCCGGCGGCGGTGGCGGCGGTGGAGGCGGCGGCAGCTGGTAG
- a CDS encoding elongation factor G-like protein EF-G2, whose protein sequence is MADKTNTSQGTGAAPAVDSPAAIRNVVLVGPSGAGKTTLVEALLVASGVLNRPGTVLDGTTVCDFDDAEIRQQRSVGLSLASLPSDGVKVNLIDTPGYADFVGELRAGLRAADCALFVVAANEGVDEPIRALWQECDEVGMPRAVVITKLDHARANYENALATARAAFGDKVLPLYRPDGDGLISLLSQSDEALIEGIIEESEDESLMDRYLGGEEIDRKVLIDDLERAVARGSFFPVIPVCSGSGVGTAELLEVITSAFPSPPEHPIPDVFNPHGVPRKGITCDTGGPLLAEVVKTTSDPYVGRVSLVRVFSGTIRPDTTVHVSGHFTSFFGEHNSHQDHDEDERIGTLSFPLGKTQRPAGQVVAGDLCAIGRLTRAETGDTLSDKAEPLLLKPWSMPEPLLPIAVQAHAKTDEDKLGIGLQRLAAEDPTLRIEQNPETHQIVLWCMGEAHSDVVLDALANRYGVTVDTVELRVPLRETFGGAAKGHGRHVKQSGGHGQYAVCDIAVEPLPEGGGFEFVDKVVGGAVPRQFIPSVEKGVRAQMEKGVGAGYPMVDIRVTLLDGKAHSVDSSDMAFQMAGGLALREAAAASRVAMLEPVDLVSVLVPDELVGAVMSDLSGRRGRLLGTDKIGDNRTLVKAEVPQVEITRYTIDLRSLSHGAASFTRHFSRYEAMPESVVAKLK, encoded by the coding sequence ATGGCAGACAAGACGAACACTTCCCAAGGCACCGGAGCCGCGCCCGCTGTGGACAGCCCGGCCGCCATCCGCAACGTGGTGCTGGTCGGCCCGTCGGGCGCCGGCAAGACCACTCTGGTCGAGGCCCTGCTGGTGGCCTCCGGGGTCCTGAACAGACCCGGCACCGTCCTGGACGGAACCACGGTGTGCGACTTCGACGACGCGGAGATCCGGCAGCAGCGCTCGGTCGGCCTGTCGCTGGCCTCGCTGCCGTCCGACGGCGTGAAGGTGAACCTGATCGACACGCCCGGGTACGCGGACTTCGTCGGCGAGCTCCGGGCCGGGCTCCGCGCCGCCGACTGCGCGCTCTTCGTGGTCGCGGCGAACGAAGGCGTCGACGAGCCGATCCGGGCACTCTGGCAGGAGTGCGACGAGGTCGGGATGCCACGCGCGGTGGTGATCACCAAACTGGACCACGCCCGGGCGAACTACGAGAACGCGCTGGCCACCGCGCGAGCCGCGTTCGGCGACAAGGTGCTCCCGCTGTACCGGCCGGACGGCGACGGGCTGATCAGCCTGCTGAGCCAGTCTGACGAGGCGCTGATCGAGGGCATCATCGAGGAGTCCGAGGACGAGTCGCTGATGGACCGGTACCTCGGCGGCGAGGAGATCGACCGGAAAGTGCTGATCGACGACCTGGAACGGGCGGTCGCGCGCGGCTCGTTCTTCCCGGTCATCCCGGTCTGCAGCGGCTCCGGCGTCGGTACGGCCGAGTTGCTCGAAGTGATCACCAGCGCCTTCCCGTCACCACCCGAACACCCCATCCCGGACGTGTTCAACCCGCACGGCGTCCCCCGCAAGGGGATCACCTGCGACACCGGCGGCCCGCTGCTCGCCGAGGTGGTGAAGACCACCTCGGACCCGTACGTCGGCAGGGTCAGCCTGGTCCGGGTGTTCTCCGGCACCATCAGGCCCGACACGACGGTTCACGTGTCGGGCCATTTCACGTCCTTCTTCGGCGAACACAACTCCCATCAGGACCATGACGAGGACGAACGGATCGGGACGCTGTCGTTCCCCCTGGGCAAGACGCAGCGGCCGGCCGGTCAGGTGGTCGCCGGTGACCTGTGCGCGATCGGCCGGCTGACCCGGGCCGAGACCGGTGACACGCTGTCCGACAAGGCCGAGCCGTTGCTGCTGAAGCCGTGGAGCATGCCCGAACCCTTGCTGCCGATCGCGGTCCAGGCGCACGCGAAGACCGACGAGGACAAGCTCGGGATCGGCCTGCAGCGGCTGGCCGCCGAGGACCCGACGCTGCGGATCGAGCAGAACCCGGAGACGCACCAGATCGTGCTCTGGTGCATGGGCGAGGCACATTCGGACGTCGTCCTGGACGCGCTCGCGAACCGGTACGGCGTGACGGTCGACACGGTCGAGTTGCGGGTGCCGCTGCGGGAGACGTTCGGCGGCGCGGCGAAGGGTCACGGACGGCATGTGAAGCAGTCCGGCGGCCACGGTCAGTACGCGGTCTGTGACATCGCGGTCGAGCCGTTGCCGGAGGGTGGCGGGTTCGAGTTCGTCGACAAGGTGGTCGGTGGCGCGGTGCCGCGGCAGTTCATCCCGAGCGTGGAGAAGGGCGTCCGGGCGCAGATGGAGAAAGGCGTCGGCGCCGGGTACCCGATGGTCGACATCCGGGTGACGCTCCTGGACGGGAAGGCGCACAGCGTCGACTCGTCGGACATGGCGTTCCAGATGGCCGGTGGGCTGGCGTTGCGCGAGGCCGCGGCGGCGTCGCGGGTGGCGATGCTGGAGCCGGTGGACCTGGTGTCGGTGCTGGTGCCCGACGAACTGGTCGGCGCGGTGATGAGCGATTTGTCCGGGCGGCGCGGGCGGTTGCTGGGTACGGACAAGATCGGCGACAACCGTACGCTCGTGAAGGCCGAGGTGCCCCAGGTGGAGATCACCCGGTACACCATCGACCTGCGTTCGCTGTCGCACGGCGCGGCGTCGTTCACCCGTCACTTCAGCCGGTACGAAGCGATGCCGGAGTCGGTGGTGGCGAAGCTGAAATGA
- a CDS encoding AAA family ATPase: MSNDRIEALRKAVDTNPDDVLLRLVLAESLTAAAEIEEALDQYVVLLDQHGLPDDQFVPVGELAAANGRLALLRNLLEAARQRGIVEGTGRLQQLVDGMISERSGVRIKVGPESEYDPLTADAIKESTTFDQVGGMEEIKRIIHRMVILPLSRPELYEKYGRKSGGGVMLYGPPGCGKTLLARATAGECGLPFVNVRIEDVMDPYLGVSERNLHAAFERARANGPCVLFLDELDALAFARHKHGGSESRRLVDVLLQELDAIGSDNEGLLVLAASNAPWDVDEAMLRPGRFDRVIFVPPPDEPARADILSVLTKDVPADDLDLKALAGQTPMFSGADLRALIERGVDKVIDEALSTGGEPPLAMRHLAGALTAVKPSTLDWLHRVRSYIEFANQSERYDDVAAYLKSRDVRRRLT, translated from the coding sequence GTGAGTAACGACCGGATCGAGGCCCTCCGCAAGGCCGTCGACACGAATCCCGACGACGTGCTGCTGCGCCTTGTACTCGCCGAGTCGTTGACCGCGGCCGCCGAGATCGAGGAGGCGCTCGATCAGTACGTGGTGCTGCTCGACCAGCACGGGCTGCCGGACGACCAGTTCGTACCGGTCGGGGAGCTGGCCGCGGCGAACGGACGGCTCGCGCTGCTGCGGAACCTGCTTGAGGCGGCTCGGCAACGCGGCATCGTCGAAGGGACCGGTCGGCTGCAGCAACTCGTCGACGGGATGATCTCGGAGCGCAGCGGCGTACGCATCAAGGTCGGCCCGGAGTCCGAGTACGACCCGCTGACCGCTGACGCCATCAAGGAGAGCACCACCTTCGACCAGGTCGGCGGCATGGAGGAGATCAAGCGGATCATCCACCGCATGGTGATCCTCCCGCTGAGCCGGCCGGAGCTTTACGAGAAGTACGGCCGGAAGTCCGGCGGCGGCGTGATGCTCTACGGCCCGCCCGGCTGCGGTAAGACGCTGCTCGCCCGCGCGACCGCGGGGGAGTGCGGTCTGCCGTTCGTCAACGTCCGGATCGAGGACGTGATGGACCCGTACCTCGGCGTCTCCGAGCGGAACCTGCACGCCGCGTTCGAGCGCGCCCGGGCGAACGGTCCGTGCGTACTCTTCCTCGACGAGCTGGACGCGCTCGCGTTCGCGCGGCACAAGCACGGCGGCTCCGAGTCGCGGCGGCTGGTCGACGTACTGCTCCAGGAGCTGGACGCGATCGGCTCCGACAACGAGGGCCTGCTGGTGCTCGCGGCCTCGAACGCGCCGTGGGACGTGGACGAGGCGATGCTCCGGCCGGGCCGTTTCGACCGGGTCATCTTCGTACCGCCGCCGGACGAACCGGCCCGCGCCGACATCCTGAGCGTGCTGACCAAGGACGTACCGGCGGACGACCTCGATCTGAAGGCGCTGGCCGGCCAGACGCCGATGTTCAGCGGCGCGGACCTGCGCGCGCTGATCGAGCGCGGCGTGGACAAGGTGATCGACGAGGCGCTGTCCACCGGTGGCGAGCCGCCGCTCGCGATGCGGCACCTCGCCGGCGCGCTGACCGCGGTGAAGCCGTCCACGCTCGACTGGCTGCACCGCGTCCGCTCGTACATCGAGTTCGCCAACCAGAGCGAGCGCTACGACGACGTGGCGGCGTACCTCAAGTCCCGTGACGTACGCCGCCGGCTGACCTGA
- a CDS encoding tetratricopeptide repeat protein has protein sequence MSEPTEARLRMAGHWLRIGHPERTLDELQGLTGEAALDYRAYLFRGAALHSLDRNQEAIDVLRDGLALHGPFLGMLHILGSALRSEGRLPEAEAAFLQGLSLDPNDPDLLIGYALVCLTAGQAQKASALVERAASHAPESAAVSAARAQVAFALGNDRDMHRHSAEALSHDPEDPNARALHGTAAMLTGDPRSGYTSLASAAASHPGDPDLRAAAREAKLINHPLMRPLRPFARINPLIVWIGAVAVIYGLRAAGLAPLSFAFAMIWLAFCVYSWVVPPLVRRWLNRKWGS, from the coding sequence GTGAGCGAACCGACCGAGGCCCGCCTGCGGATGGCCGGCCACTGGCTGCGGATCGGCCACCCGGAGCGGACCCTGGACGAGCTCCAGGGGCTGACCGGCGAGGCAGCGCTGGACTACCGGGCGTACTTGTTCCGTGGTGCCGCGTTGCATTCGCTCGACCGGAACCAGGAGGCCATCGACGTACTCCGGGATGGTCTTGCGCTGCACGGCCCGTTCCTCGGGATGCTGCACATCCTCGGCTCGGCGCTCCGGTCGGAGGGCCGCCTGCCCGAGGCGGAGGCGGCGTTCCTGCAGGGGCTGAGCCTGGACCCGAACGACCCGGATCTGCTGATCGGCTACGCGCTGGTGTGCCTGACCGCGGGCCAGGCGCAGAAGGCGAGCGCGCTGGTCGAGCGGGCCGCGTCGCACGCGCCGGAGAGCGCGGCGGTGTCCGCGGCCCGCGCGCAGGTGGCGTTTGCGCTCGGCAACGACCGTGACATGCACCGGCACAGTGCCGAGGCGCTGTCGCACGATCCCGAGGACCCGAACGCGCGGGCGCTGCACGGTACGGCGGCGATGCTGACCGGCGATCCGCGCTCCGGGTACACGTCGCTCGCCTCCGCGGCCGCCTCCCATCCCGGCGACCCGGACCTGCGCGCCGCCGCCCGCGAGGCGAAGCTGATCAACCACCCGCTGATGCGTCCGCTGCGCCCGTTCGCCCGGATCAATCCGCTGATCGTCTGGATCGGCGCGGTCGCGGTCATCTACGGCCTCCGCGCGGCCGGCCTGGCGCCGCTGTCGTTCGCGTTCGCGATGATCTGGCTGGCATTCTGCGTGTACTCCTGGGTGGTCCCACCACTGGTCCGCCGCTGGCTCAACCGGAAATGGGGATCGTGA
- a CDS encoding HIT family protein — MSENCIFCGIVAGTIPSTRVEETDRAIAFMDISPATPGHLLVVPRTHSTDLREAAAEDLTAVTLLAQSLIGRVIDRLPEATGANLLSCIGADAWQSVFHTHLHVIPRYPNDPMVLPWKPEAGDLDEINAVHAKLI, encoded by the coding sequence ATGAGCGAGAACTGCATCTTCTGCGGGATCGTGGCCGGCACCATCCCCTCGACCCGGGTCGAGGAGACCGACCGGGCGATCGCGTTCATGGACATCTCCCCGGCAACCCCCGGGCACCTGCTGGTGGTCCCGCGTACGCACTCCACCGATCTCCGCGAAGCAGCGGCCGAGGACCTGACCGCGGTGACCCTGCTCGCACAGTCTCTGATCGGCCGGGTGATCGACCGGCTCCCGGAGGCCACCGGCGCCAACCTGCTCAGCTGTATCGGGGCGGACGCGTGGCAGTCGGTCTTCCACACCCACCTGCATGTGATCCCCCGCTACCCGAATGACCCGATGGTGCTGCCGTGGAAGCCGGAGGCGGGCGATCTGGACGAGATCAACGCGGTACACGCCAAGCTGATCTAG